From one Gracilibacillus salinarum genomic stretch:
- a CDS encoding lactate racemase domain-containing protein, whose amino-acid sequence MGILHELVEHIPIPKMAKVKQSFNDEQIDDLGAVLSQQLNQKGLENNITPGMEVAVAVGSRGLDRLVETTKVTIDYLKEHGAIPFIVPCMGSHGGATGPGQKAVLEHLGVKEEVVGAEIRSSMDVIQIDQLDNGLPIYVDKLASEADGIVVINRVKPHTAFRGPVESGIMKMISIGLGKQKGAEACHQLGFKHMAEHVPAMAKIILDKMPILFAVATVENAFDKVAKLEVLLPEEIEEREPDLQQLAKKSLPKLFFDQIDVLIIDEIGKNISGDGMDPNITGRYPTPYAYGGPEVTKMVVLDLTEETEGNANGVGTADFTTQRLVDKMNREATYANGLTSTVVGPTHISTAMPNQKTAIQAAIKTCNILDFTKARVVRIKNTLEIGEIEVSENMLADVEAHQNLEKRSDLFDWTFNAEGDLL is encoded by the coding sequence ATGGGAATTTTGCATGAGCTTGTTGAACATATTCCAATTCCGAAAATGGCAAAGGTAAAGCAGTCTTTTAATGATGAGCAGATAGATGATCTAGGTGCTGTTTTATCCCAGCAATTAAATCAAAAAGGTTTGGAGAATAATATCACACCAGGGATGGAAGTTGCGGTGGCGGTTGGCAGCCGTGGACTTGATCGGCTCGTAGAAACAACAAAAGTAACAATCGACTACCTGAAGGAGCATGGCGCAATTCCATTTATCGTGCCATGTATGGGAAGCCACGGAGGTGCAACCGGCCCTGGACAAAAAGCAGTACTTGAGCATCTCGGAGTAAAAGAAGAAGTTGTCGGGGCTGAAATTCGTTCATCGATGGACGTCATCCAAATTGATCAATTAGATAATGGCCTGCCGATTTATGTTGATAAACTTGCTTCAGAAGCGGATGGGATAGTAGTTATCAACCGAGTGAAACCGCATACAGCCTTTAGAGGGCCAGTTGAAAGTGGAATTATGAAAATGATCAGTATCGGTTTGGGGAAACAGAAAGGTGCAGAAGCCTGTCATCAGTTAGGGTTTAAACATATGGCAGAGCATGTTCCGGCGATGGCAAAAATCATATTGGATAAGATGCCAATTCTATTTGCGGTAGCGACGGTAGAGAATGCCTTTGATAAAGTGGCAAAGTTGGAAGTACTTTTACCAGAAGAAATCGAGGAACGAGAACCTGATTTACAACAATTAGCAAAAAAATCATTACCGAAATTATTTTTCGATCAGATTGATGTGCTGATTATCGATGAGATTGGGAAGAACATAAGTGGGGATGGAATGGACCCCAACATTACGGGACGTTACCCAACACCATATGCATACGGAGGACCAGAGGTTACGAAAATGGTGGTACTCGATCTCACTGAGGAAACAGAAGGGAACGCAAACGGTGTCGGAACTGCAGATTTTACGACCCAGCGATTAGTCGATAAGATGAATCGTGAGGCGACGTATGCAAATGGCCTGACTTCAACAGTAGTGGGGCCAACACATATTTCGACTGCAATGCCGAATCAAAAAACAGCAATCCAGGCAGCAATTAAAACGTGTAATATTCTCGACTTTACCAAAGCAAGAGTGGTACGGATCAAGAATACGTTAGAAATTGGTGAAATCGAAGTATCAGAAAATATGCTGGCAGATGTGGAAGCGCATCAAAACTTGGAGAAACGCTCTGATTTGTTTGATTGGACATTCAATGCTGAAGGCGATTTATTATAA
- a CDS encoding SDR family oxidoreductase gives MSHLFDLTGKVAVALGGNSTLGAAIAKGLSAQGAKVAIVGRNLNTAEDVVKEIEASGGEAKAFQADVSDLATVERIADEIEAWSGGWDILLNAPGMNSTTPYLELSTEEWDNIMDVNLKGVVFATQIFAKKMVEQQRGGSIINISSVSSTTPLSKVFTYSASKAAMNSVTQYLAREFAPHNIRVNAIIPGFFPAEQNRKILSEERINSIMGHTPMNRFGEPEELQGAAVYLASDKASGFVTGELLRVDGGFGSMTI, from the coding sequence ATGAGTCATTTATTTGATTTAACGGGAAAAGTAGCAGTAGCGTTAGGAGGAAATAGTACGTTAGGAGCAGCGATTGCGAAAGGATTGTCAGCGCAAGGTGCAAAGGTAGCGATCGTAGGACGTAATCTGAATACAGCTGAAGACGTAGTAAAGGAGATCGAAGCATCTGGTGGAGAAGCAAAAGCATTTCAAGCAGATGTAAGCGATTTGGCAACGGTTGAACGAATAGCTGATGAAATTGAAGCGTGGTCCGGCGGATGGGATATTTTGCTGAACGCACCGGGTATGAACAGCACGACACCATACTTGGAACTGTCGACGGAAGAATGGGACAATATTATGGACGTTAATTTGAAGGGGGTTGTCTTTGCTACACAAATCTTTGCGAAAAAAATGGTCGAACAACAACGCGGCGGTAGCATTATTAATATTTCATCTGTATCTTCGACGACACCACTTTCCAAAGTATTTACTTATTCGGCATCCAAAGCTGCAATGAACAGTGTAACGCAATATCTTGCACGTGAATTTGCACCACATAACATACGGGTAAATGCTATAATACCAGGCTTTTTCCCAGCCGAGCAAAACCGCAAAATTTTGAGTGAAGAACGGATTAACTCGATTATGGGGCATACACCGATGAACCGTTTTGGTGAACCGGAGGAATTGCAAGGTGCGGCTGTATATTTAGCATCTGATAAAGCGAGTGGTTTTGTGACAGGGGAGCTGTTGCGTGTGGATGGTGGCTTCGGAAGTATGACGATATAA
- the larE gene encoding ATP-dependent sacrificial sulfur transferase LarE yields the protein MHEEKHQMLVSILQEMKKVVVAFSGGVDSTFLLKVAVDTLGKENVLAVTADSETYPTSELEEAKKLANIIGANHQVIETSELAIPGYTENDKNRCYFCKNSLFDHLVPIMKAKNYQNIVYGVIADDMSEYRPGMRAAKEQGVRGPLQEASLFKDEIRDLSKEMKLPTWDKPSFACLSSRIAYGETITKAKLTKVEKSEAFLKTIGMRQVRVRTHDEIARIEVEPQDMQKLLANHQRVTEKLHSYGYKFVTMDLVGYKSGSMNRALS from the coding sequence ATGCACGAAGAAAAACATCAAATGTTAGTTTCTATTCTCCAGGAAATGAAGAAGGTGGTAGTTGCCTTTTCAGGCGGAGTCGACAGTACCTTTTTACTAAAAGTAGCAGTTGATACGTTAGGGAAAGAGAATGTCCTAGCTGTGACAGCTGATTCTGAAACATATCCAACAAGTGAATTAGAAGAAGCAAAGAAACTGGCGAACATTATCGGTGCGAACCATCAGGTGATCGAGACGAGTGAACTTGCGATTCCTGGCTATACGGAAAATGACAAAAACCGTTGTTACTTTTGTAAAAACAGTCTGTTTGATCATCTTGTACCGATTATGAAAGCAAAAAACTATCAGAATATTGTCTATGGTGTAATCGCAGATGATATGAGTGAGTACCGTCCTGGTATGCGGGCAGCGAAAGAGCAAGGGGTAAGAGGTCCGTTGCAGGAGGCGAGTTTGTTTAAAGATGAAATTCGTGATCTGTCCAAAGAGATGAAGCTTCCTACATGGGATAAGCCATCTTTTGCCTGTTTATCCTCTAGAATTGCTTATGGGGAAACAATCACGAAAGCAAAATTAACAAAAGTAGAGAAATCAGAGGCCTTCTTGAAAACGATCGGTATGCGACAGGTTCGTGTCCGCACACATGATGAGATTGCTAGAATTGAAGTAGAACCTCAGGATATGCAGAAACTGTTAGCTAATCATCAACGCGTTACAGAAAAACTTCACAGTTACGGCTATAAATTTGTTACAATGGATTTGGTGGGTTATAAGAGCGGTAGTATGAACCGCGCTTTATCATAA
- a CDS encoding gluconokinase translates to MEEVVIGLDFGTTSVKAVAFDLTGKVKAEAEQLIQTYYPDADFVEQKPEEIEKGTKQVLTDIFASTRQQQVLAVGISCAMHSLICVDQDGNPLSDMSIWSDGRSSEIVEQLDSEIKQRIYSKTGTPIHPMSPLFKLVWMKEHNYAPYTKASYFMSWKEYLLFNWFGSRIVDYSMASATGLMNVKSLDWEPEALQLAGIDRSQLSDIVAPTERVNGLRPEIADELGWPEGTPLIIGAADGQLANLGNGAIKAGEVAVTVGTSGAIRQLISGQHVNDNGETFSYAFTKDSSIIGGPTNNGGIALQWLKEMMEFEGSHEEFLAGAEVAPIGADGLLFVPYVNGERAPVWNQKARGNFYGLSVTHRRPQLVRAVLEGIVFNIYQIGQSLEEIAGPPASISVNGGLSKSPLWVQILADVFGQEVQLADTHHGAAWGASWTALVAIEKAESFEEIKANIPIDQVIQPDMEKHQTYQVIFKKYQQLAKDIEKYF, encoded by the coding sequence ATGGAGGAAGTAGTAATTGGACTTGATTTTGGAACAACTAGTGTCAAAGCAGTAGCCTTTGATCTCACGGGGAAAGTGAAAGCGGAAGCAGAACAGCTTATTCAAACCTATTACCCGGATGCGGATTTTGTGGAACAAAAGCCGGAGGAAATAGAGAAAGGAACGAAACAAGTACTTACTGATATTTTTGCATCCACTAGACAGCAGCAAGTTTTGGCTGTTGGTATTTCGTGTGCCATGCATTCGTTAATCTGTGTCGATCAGGACGGTAATCCATTATCAGACATGTCGATATGGTCTGATGGCAGAAGCAGTGAAATTGTTGAACAGTTGGATTCGGAGATAAAACAGCGGATTTACAGTAAGACTGGTACACCGATTCATCCTATGTCACCATTGTTTAAACTGGTATGGATGAAAGAACATAACTATGCGCCTTATACAAAAGCAAGTTATTTTATGTCTTGGAAGGAATATTTGTTGTTTAACTGGTTCGGATCTCGCATTGTCGATTATTCAATGGCTTCAGCAACAGGGTTGATGAATGTAAAATCACTCGATTGGGAACCAGAGGCATTACAATTGGCTGGTATCGATCGCAGTCAGTTGTCTGATATTGTTGCTCCAACAGAGCGTGTTAATGGATTGCGACCTGAAATTGCAGATGAACTTGGGTGGCCTGAGGGAACACCACTAATTATCGGTGCAGCAGACGGTCAATTAGCTAATTTAGGTAATGGTGCAATTAAGGCAGGAGAAGTAGCGGTTACTGTTGGAACAAGTGGCGCGATCCGTCAGCTTATCAGTGGTCAACATGTGAATGATAATGGAGAAACTTTTAGCTATGCTTTTACGAAGGACAGTTCCATTATTGGGGGTCCAACTAATAATGGCGGGATTGCATTACAGTGGTTAAAGGAAATGATGGAATTTGAAGGTAGCCATGAAGAATTTCTTGCAGGTGCTGAAGTTGCTCCCATTGGTGCAGATGGCTTACTCTTTGTTCCTTATGTTAATGGAGAACGAGCGCCTGTATGGAACCAGAAAGCACGAGGTAATTTCTATGGTCTTAGTGTGACTCATCGCAGGCCACAATTAGTGCGTGCTGTCTTAGAAGGTATTGTGTTTAATATTTATCAAATCGGTCAATCTCTAGAGGAAATCGCTGGACCTCCTGCAAGTATCTCGGTTAACGGTGGTCTTTCCAAGTCTCCACTATGGGTACAGATATTGGCAGATGTCTTTGGTCAAGAAGTACAATTAGCTGACACTCATCATGGTGCAGCATGGGGAGCAAGCTGGACGGCACTTGTTGCGATTGAAAAAGCAGAATCCTTTGAAGAAATTAAAGCAAACATTCCGATTGATCAGGTCATTCAGCCTGATATGGAGAAACATCAAACGTACCAAGTAATTTTTAAGAAATATCAGCAGTTAGCAAAAGATATTGAAAAATATTTCTAA
- the larB gene encoding nickel pincer cofactor biosynthesis protein LarB yields MLEDILKQVAAGKLSPEDAQQQLATFENLGFAKVDHHRKKRQGFPEVIFGEGKEASHIIDISRAMLSKGDNVFITRMEKGKADAVMSALPAFQYDEISKTLFMKNKAFEQKFNDYIAIVCAGTSDLPVAEEAAKTAEACGVEVRRFYDVGVAGIHRLFAHIDEIREATVSVVIAGMEGALPSVVGGLVSHPIIAVPTSVGYGANFNGLSALLTMLNSCASGISVVNIDNGFGGGYNAVLIHQIANRST; encoded by the coding sequence GTGTTAGAAGATATTTTAAAGCAAGTTGCAGCGGGGAAGCTGTCACCTGAAGATGCACAGCAACAGCTCGCAACTTTTGAAAACCTCGGATTTGCCAAGGTTGATCATCATCGCAAGAAACGACAAGGCTTTCCGGAAGTAATATTTGGCGAAGGAAAAGAAGCCTCTCATATTATCGATATTTCCCGGGCAATGTTGTCGAAAGGTGATAATGTTTTTATTACCAGAATGGAAAAAGGTAAAGCAGATGCGGTTATGTCAGCTTTACCTGCGTTTCAATATGACGAAATCAGTAAGACTTTGTTTATGAAGAATAAGGCATTTGAACAAAAATTTAATGATTATATCGCGATTGTTTGTGCTGGCACTTCTGATCTGCCAGTTGCAGAAGAGGCAGCCAAAACTGCTGAAGCCTGTGGTGTTGAAGTCCGACGATTCTATGATGTAGGAGTTGCAGGGATTCATCGTTTATTCGCACATATTGATGAAATCCGAGAAGCTACGGTTTCTGTCGTCATCGCAGGTATGGAAGGAGCTTTACCAAGCGTTGTTGGCGGCTTAGTATCGCACCCGATAATTGCCGTACCGACAAGTGTCGGCTATGGTGCAAATTTCAATGGATTGTCCGCGTTATTAACAATGCTGAATTCATGTGCATCCGGTATTAGTGTAGTAAACATTGATAACGGATTCGGTGGCGGATACAATGCCGTCCTCATCCATCAAATCGCCAACCGCTCTACATAA
- a CDS encoding ABC transporter substrate-binding protein, with translation MKKLVFYSVIVFVLLLAACSEKPEPAANDDTNTTEAKETNQITLAIGEEPEQGFDPTTGWGRYGSPLFQSTLLSENADLEVTLDLATDYQVSTDGKKWTVMLRDDAVFSDGEPLTADDVVFTYETAKQAQSVVDVANLEKVEKNSEHEVSFYLKEPQSTFIHTLQTLGIVPEHAYDSNYAEKPVGSGPYKIVEWRKGEQLIVERNPHYYGEQPAFEQLTFLFMGEDQAIAAAKAGEVDVLSVPITSADQSIDGMNRISLESVDNRGVMLPYPEPTTNEEEEKVGNAVTSSLAIRQAMNYAVNREEMVDGVLNGEGTVAFSSVDGLPWGSDKAVIEDNNQAKAEQILKDAGWERGDDHIFEKDGQRASLPLYYPSGDQMRQSLSMVFADQMNDFGIEITTKSSSWNEIETQMHANPVMMGWGSHNPIELYSLYHSSMQGIDYYNANYYHNEKVDSYLDQALNAKTENEANEYWKLAQWDGSTGLSAVGDAPWVWLVNLNHIYYINDHIEMDDQKVQPHGHGWPITDFITEWQWQD, from the coding sequence ATGAAAAAGCTAGTATTTTACAGTGTGATTGTATTTGTTTTATTGTTGGCAGCTTGCTCAGAGAAGCCGGAGCCAGCTGCAAATGATGACACAAACACTACAGAAGCAAAAGAAACTAATCAAATTACATTAGCGATTGGAGAAGAGCCAGAACAAGGTTTTGATCCTACGACAGGATGGGGAAGATATGGATCTCCACTATTTCAAAGTACATTATTATCCGAAAATGCTGATCTTGAAGTAACCCTCGATTTAGCGACTGATTATCAAGTGTCGACTGATGGAAAGAAATGGACGGTAATGCTTCGGGATGATGCTGTTTTTTCAGATGGTGAACCGTTAACAGCAGATGATGTGGTTTTTACCTATGAAACTGCTAAACAGGCACAATCGGTTGTTGACGTTGCAAATTTAGAAAAAGTAGAAAAGAACAGTGAGCATGAAGTAAGTTTTTATTTGAAGGAGCCACAGTCAACTTTTATACATACTTTACAGACATTGGGGATTGTCCCTGAGCATGCTTATGACAGTAATTATGCGGAGAAACCGGTAGGGTCCGGGCCGTATAAAATAGTAGAATGGCGAAAAGGAGAGCAGTTGATTGTCGAAAGAAATCCACATTATTATGGGGAACAGCCTGCTTTTGAACAGCTGACCTTCTTATTTATGGGAGAGGACCAGGCGATTGCAGCTGCAAAGGCAGGGGAAGTCGATGTATTATCGGTTCCAATTACTTCTGCTGATCAATCGATTGACGGAATGAACCGAATATCGCTTGAAAGTGTCGACAATCGTGGTGTGATGCTTCCTTATCCTGAACCAACTACAAATGAAGAAGAAGAAAAGGTCGGAAATGCAGTTACATCCAGTCTCGCAATTCGTCAAGCAATGAACTATGCAGTAAACAGAGAAGAAATGGTTGACGGAGTGTTAAATGGTGAAGGCACAGTGGCTTTTTCAAGTGTAGATGGTTTACCTTGGGGAAGTGATAAAGCCGTAATTGAAGATAACAACCAGGCGAAAGCAGAACAAATCCTGAAGGATGCAGGCTGGGAGCGAGGCGACGATCATATATTTGAAAAAGATGGCCAAAGAGCAAGTTTACCGCTCTATTATCCATCTGGAGATCAGATGAGACAATCGTTATCAATGGTTTTTGCTGATCAGATGAATGATTTCGGAATTGAAATTACGACAAAAAGCAGCAGTTGGAATGAAATAGAAACACAAATGCATGCTAATCCAGTTATGATGGGCTGGGGGAGTCATAACCCGATAGAGTTATATTCGTTATATCACTCAAGTATGCAGGGGATTGACTATTATAATGCAAATTATTACCACAATGAGAAAGTCGATAGCTATTTAGACCAGGCCTTAAATGCGAAAACAGAGAACGAAGCGAATGAATACTGGAAGCTCGCCCAATGGGATGGCAGTACGGGGCTTAGCGCTGTTGGTGATGCACCATGGGTTTGGCTGGTAAATTTAAATCATATTTATTATATTAATGACCATATAGAAATGGATGACCAAAAAGTACAACCACATGGTCATGGCTGGCCAATTACAGATTTCATTACAGAATGGCAATGGCAAGATTGA
- a CDS encoding ABC transporter permease, which yields MARYVLIKIARLVSLLFVVSLLTFLLVSFSPIDPVRAYIGADMLLISPEQRAAIEAYWGLDQSLVTQYTKWLGSILSGDFGTSLIYRIPVAEVIADRFFSSILLMTMAWICSGVIGLILGSLAAMKKGTWIDRLIRGYCSVLLSTPGFWLGLLLLLTFSVWLGIFPTGLSAPIGVTSDEITFADRIYHAILPAITLSIIGIANVCLHTREKLVEVLMTPYIAQARANGYDGFTLLKRHGIRNMLLPAVSVQFASFGELFGGAILAEQIFSYPGLGQAVVDAGLEGDVPLFLAIVLISTCFVFVGNWIADLLYVLLDPRMRKGRNMS from the coding sequence ATGGCGCGGTATGTTCTAATAAAGATAGCTAGGCTCGTATCGTTGCTGTTTGTTGTCAGTTTGCTCACTTTTTTACTGGTTAGTTTTTCACCAATTGATCCTGTACGTGCCTATATTGGAGCAGATATGTTATTAATAAGTCCCGAGCAGCGAGCAGCTATTGAAGCTTATTGGGGACTGGATCAATCATTAGTTACTCAATATACGAAATGGCTGGGAAGTATTCTGTCAGGTGACTTTGGTACATCGTTGATCTACCGTATTCCAGTCGCTGAAGTGATTGCTGACCGCTTTTTTTCTTCCATTTTATTAATGACAATGGCATGGATTTGTTCAGGTGTAATTGGACTTATATTAGGCTCACTGGCGGCTATGAAAAAAGGAACGTGGATCGACCGATTGATCAGAGGATATTGTTCGGTCCTGCTTTCTACTCCTGGATTTTGGCTAGGACTGTTGCTGCTACTAACATTCTCAGTATGGCTGGGCATCTTTCCGACCGGATTAAGTGCACCAATTGGTGTGACCAGTGATGAAATTACATTCGCAGATCGGATTTATCATGCGATTTTACCAGCGATTACTTTAAGTATTATCGGCATCGCGAATGTTTGTTTACATACACGGGAGAAATTGGTAGAGGTGCTAATGACACCTTACATCGCACAAGCAAGAGCGAACGGGTATGATGGATTTACGTTGCTGAAGAGACATGGCATTCGTAATATGCTCCTACCTGCAGTATCTGTTCAATTTGCATCCTTTGGTGAATTGTTTGGCGGAGCAATATTAGCAGAACAGATCTTCAGTTATCCTGGTCTGGGACAAGCTGTGGTAGATGCTGGTTTAGAAGGAGATGTGCCTTTATTTTTGGCGATTGTATTGATTAGTACGTGTTTTGTCTTTGTTGGGAATTGGATAGCAGACCTCCTGTATGTATTGTTAGACCCGCGTATGCGAAAGGGGAGGAACATGTCATGA